A region of Cellulophaga sp. RHA19 DNA encodes the following proteins:
- a CDS encoding Ig-like domain-containing protein, translating into MKIILPQKIRIIFVGVLLALTTNLKSQTKNYATTIPIQDRVDNANNAVDGNLLTKADINASSGILVGIGAYTGHLELQYPTNLPANTTSYTKIETQDDILSSLLGGSLGGLLSDITGVLLLGNQEFAVKAQNNAVTVLEKFSNATNGFSTEDVRVVADKDNNYFLAVTPDQEYNRIRIDNSMGSLIGLNNTRQLGVYESYYTTGTAGCGLPSYTSFSGSGISLDLLNLGGAGVANPNFALDGDASTYSELGLGVLDVAASIQQTIYFDSGSDQDDVIYIRLAVDPSLVNLGLLNNVSISASNGTEQVYTSDASSLLSLDLLGLLQSGNSTVLAFKPGESVNRVTVSLSSLLNVAVGQQIRIYDIYRAPEQPILSTSTTDINICSDSTADLVATAQGATVELRWYDAETGGNLLATVNSGDTFTTPALNSSATYYVASAHIGCPEESARVEVPVNVIATPTAADITVIGNENPICSQSTVVLVPSSAIDATYNWFLDSAETMPITDGMVLNGATYNIDENGVLSITGLTDVNSPYTFYVGSTDNLAGCKNADGDLKPVEVTIVDSASTAVDVTLDTDISLANLINIFQVNPATNITGSVTGDVNAGDEITVALNGTTYTGILDANLEFNIAVDGTDLLSDIDNLLEVFISGGLCSITDDVIVTIPDFILDNLNQVFCASDNATLLDLDVNGNNVVFFDSLLGSATVDANTVLTDGGTYYVGLLNVPLSVLPRIQITVTILDTPAPTTTSTTQVFCEANNPVVGDLQVNETSVVFYDAETGGTMLDPSTALVDGTTYYVANTENGCESSTRLAITVTFTQPAPTTSNTAQEFCSTSNATLADIQINETAVVYYDAETGGTMLASDTVLEDGTTYYVANLTSGCESDDRLAITITIEEAEQATITGIFEEACLEDSYMYTTETGKQNYVWTVTGGTITEGGTSTDSFVTVTWEDLSNTEITVTYDGATGCTSEQETLEVGVISCGEVLGEEFCLFVYNEFSPNNDGYNDFFKVKCIEDYASNTVQIFNRNGNQVFEAVNYRNDWNGVANVNGVLIKGDHLPSGTYYYIIAIPELNRTLKGWLQIAR; encoded by the coding sequence ATGAAAATAATTTTACCCCAGAAAATTAGAATCATTTTTGTGGGAGTCTTACTCGCGCTTACCACAAATTTAAAATCACAAACAAAAAATTACGCTACAACAATTCCTATACAAGATAGGGTAGACAATGCCAATAATGCAGTAGACGGTAATTTATTAACTAAAGCAGACATAAATGCTAGCTCCGGAATACTTGTAGGTATAGGTGCTTACACAGGACATTTAGAGTTGCAGTACCCTACAAATTTACCTGCAAATACTACAAGTTACACTAAAATAGAAACTCAAGACGATATACTGTCTAGTCTATTGGGTGGTAGTTTAGGAGGTCTGTTATCAGACATTACAGGTGTTTTACTTTTAGGTAACCAGGAGTTTGCTGTAAAAGCACAAAATAATGCAGTTACTGTATTAGAAAAATTTTCTAATGCAACTAATGGCTTTTCTACAGAAGATGTTCGTGTGGTTGCAGACAAAGACAATAACTATTTTTTAGCAGTTACACCAGACCAAGAATATAATAGAATACGTATTGACAATTCTATGGGATCTTTAATAGGGTTAAACAACACTAGGCAATTAGGTGTTTATGAGTCTTACTATACTACAGGAACAGCTGGTTGCGGCTTACCAAGTTATACTTCTTTTAGTGGTAGCGGAATATCTTTAGACCTATTAAATTTAGGAGGTGCAGGTGTTGCAAATCCTAACTTTGCTTTAGATGGCGATGCATCAACCTACTCAGAATTAGGATTAGGAGTTTTAGATGTTGCTGCAAGCATACAGCAAACTATTTATTTTGATTCGGGTTCAGACCAAGACGATGTTATATATATACGTTTAGCTGTAGACCCTTCTCTTGTTAATTTAGGCTTATTAAACAATGTAAGTATTAGTGCAAGTAATGGTACAGAGCAAGTTTATACTTCAGATGCATCAAGCTTGTTGTCTTTAGACTTACTAGGATTATTACAGAGTGGAAATAGTACAGTATTAGCGTTTAAGCCAGGAGAATCTGTTAATAGGGTTACCGTTAGTTTGTCTTCGTTATTAAACGTAGCTGTTGGTCAACAAATACGTATTTATGATATTTATAGAGCTCCAGAGCAACCAATTTTATCTACATCTACTACAGATATAAATATATGTAGTGACTCTACAGCAGACCTAGTAGCTACGGCACAAGGTGCAACAGTAGAATTACGTTGGTATGATGCAGAAACAGGTGGTAATTTACTAGCAACTGTAAATTCTGGAGATACATTTACTACTCCTGCTTTAAACAGTAGTGCAACTTACTATGTAGCATCTGCTCATATCGGTTGTCCAGAAGAATCTGCTAGAGTAGAGGTTCCTGTTAATGTAATAGCAACACCTACAGCTGCAGATATTACCGTAATTGGTAATGAAAACCCTATATGTTCACAAAGTACAGTTGTATTAGTACCTTCTAGTGCTATAGATGCAACATATAATTGGTTTTTAGACAGCGCAGAAACAATGCCAATTACAGATGGTATGGTTTTAAACGGTGCAACTTATAATATAGATGAAAACGGAGTATTATCTATTACGGGTTTAACAGATGTTAATAGTCCCTATACTTTTTATGTAGGTAGTACAGATAATCTTGCTGGTTGTAAAAATGCAGATGGCGATTTAAAACCTGTAGAAGTAACTATAGTAGATTCTGCAAGTACAGCAGTAGATGTTACTTTAGATACAGATATTAGCTTAGCTAACTTAATTAATATTTTCCAGGTAAACCCAGCAACAAATATTACAGGTTCTGTAACAGGAGATGTTAATGCTGGTGATGAAATTACTGTTGCGCTAAACGGTACAACTTACACAGGTATATTGGATGCTAACTTAGAATTTAATATTGCAGTAGATGGTACAGATCTTTTATCAGATATAGATAATTTATTAGAAGTTTTTATATCAGGAGGTCTTTGTAGTATTACAGATGATGTTATAGTTACAATTCCAGATTTTATACTAGATAATTTAAATCAGGTTTTTTGCGCTTCTGATAATGCAACGTTACTAGATTTAGATGTAAATGGTAATAATGTTGTGTTTTTTGATAGCCTATTAGGCAGTGCAACGGTAGATGCTAATACAGTATTAACAGATGGTGGTACTTACTATGTAGGACTTTTAAATGTTCCTTTATCTGTATTACCGCGTATACAAATTACAGTAACAATATTAGATACACCTGCGCCAACTACTACAAGCACTACGCAAGTTTTCTGCGAAGCAAACAATCCTGTAGTTGGAGACTTACAAGTTAATGAAACTAGTGTTGTTTTTTATGACGCAGAAACAGGAGGTACAATGTTAGATCCTTCTACAGCTTTAGTAGATGGTACAACATATTATGTTGCTAATACAGAAAATGGTTGTGAAAGTAGTACAAGATTAGCTATTACAGTAACCTTTACACAACCTGCACCAACAACGAGTAACACTGCACAAGAATTTTGTAGCACAAGTAATGCTACCTTGGCAGATATACAGATAAACGAAACGGCTGTTGTTTATTATGATGCAGAAACAGGAGGTACAATGCTAGCTTCTGATACAGTTTTGGAAGATGGTACAACATACTATGTAGCAAACTTAACATCTGGATGTGAGAGTGATGATAGGTTAGCAATAACTATTACAATAGAAGAAGCAGAACAAGCTACAATTACAGGTATTTTTGAAGAAGCCTGTTTAGAAGATTCCTATATGTATACTACAGAAACAGGCAAGCAAAATTATGTTTGGACAGTTACTGGAGGTACAATAACAGAAGGTGGTACAAGTACAGATAGCTTTGTAACTGTTACTTGGGAAGATTTATCAAATACAGAAATTACAGTTACTTATGATGGTGCTACAGGATGTACATCTGAACAAGAAACGTTAGAAGTAGGAGTCATTTCTTGTGGAGAGGTTTTAGGTGAAGAATTTTGCTTATTTGTTTACAATGAGTTTTCACCAAACAATGATGGTTATAACGATTTTTTTAAAGTAAAATGTATTGAAGACTATGCGTCTAATACAGTACAAATCTTTAACAGAAACGGTAACCAAGTTTTTGAAGCTGTTAATTACAGAAACGACTGGAACGGTGTTGCCAATGTAAATGGTGTTTTAATCAAAGGAGACCATTTACCATCTGGTACTTACTATTACATTATTGCTATTCCGGAGTTAAACAGAACGCTTAAGGGCTGGCTGCAAATAGCAAGATAA
- a CDS encoding PorP/SprF family type IX secretion system membrane protein, giving the protein MKLTKNIKYTLLLLSLFGLSVANAQQAPQYTQYMHNTMALNSGYTGTSGKLEATILHRSQWVGLEGAPNNQSFSIQGKFGEKVGLGLSAINDKLGASNNITVNGNFAYELPLGYVTKLSLGINAGVDILNIDWSKGSYEDNMDPVFNENNKDVRPVLGVGAFMYGTKWYAGVSTQNLFNSSVLKDNDEVVTDRKSQYYVMGGYVFDLSNNLKFKPTILTKHVSGAPITVDVSGNFLIKEKFSLGAAYRYDDAVSALAGFNITKELFVGYAYDYTLTDLGDYNNGSHEVILKYSVFNSKKRALSPRFF; this is encoded by the coding sequence ATGAAGTTAACCAAAAATATAAAATATACACTGCTATTACTTAGTCTGTTTGGATTAAGTGTTGCAAATGCACAGCAAGCACCGCAGTACACACAATATATGCACAACACTATGGCACTTAACTCTGGTTATACAGGAACAAGTGGCAAATTAGAAGCAACCATTTTACACCGCTCTCAATGGGTAGGTTTAGAAGGGGCACCAAACAACCAGTCTTTTTCTATACAAGGTAAATTTGGAGAAAAAGTTGGTTTAGGATTAAGTGCTATTAATGATAAGCTAGGAGCATCTAACAACATTACTGTAAACGGTAATTTTGCTTATGAACTGCCTCTAGGCTATGTAACTAAACTATCATTAGGTATAAACGCTGGTGTAGACATTTTAAACATAGATTGGTCTAAAGGATCTTATGAAGATAATATGGATCCTGTTTTTAATGAAAACAATAAAGATGTACGTCCTGTATTAGGAGTAGGAGCATTTATGTACGGAACAAAATGGTACGCAGGTGTATCTACCCAAAATCTTTTTAACTCGTCTGTTTTAAAAGATAATGATGAGGTTGTAACAGACCGTAAAAGTCAGTACTACGTAATGGGTGGTTATGTGTTTGATTTGTCTAACAATTTAAAGTTTAAACCAACTATTTTAACCAAGCACGTATCTGGAGCGCCAATTACTGTAGATGTTTCTGGTAATTTTTTAATAAAAGAAAAGTTTAGTTTAGGAGCAGCTTACCGTTATGACGATGCCGTTAGTGCACTAGCAGGTTTTAACATAACCAAAGAATTATTTGTTGGTTACGCATATGATTATACGTTAACAGATTTAGGAGATTATAATAATGGATCTCATGAAGTTATTTTAAAGTACAGTGTTTTCAATTCTAAAAAGAGAGCATTATCACCAAGATTCTTTTAA
- a CDS encoding OmpA family protein has product MKKSLFILSILFASLSVAQSKEERADVYFEDFKFSEAIKLYSSVASEKRKPSLHVIQRLADSYFNINDYQNAKDWYGKLYSIKGKEVGESNLIKLVQSLKASMDVDRADELLKEYYTNPTKLKMILLQKAYLDSISKTKPKYTIKNMPFNSSKSDFAPAMYSRGLVFASARDTAKSSKLYPWNKQPYLDLYFTNPKQQDFVPEKFLENMESSFHDATIAISNNGRTVYFTRNFIKKNKLTANADGLSNMQILKGTIADNKLINVMSLSINSKNYSCGHPALSADGQHLYFTSNMDGGYGSSDIYMVELSSSGDVVGKPVNLGPTINTRGREMFPFVDKDELYFSSDGHYGLGGLDIFASKILPNSEYSLPLNMGKPINSNMDDFSFIREMASNSGYIASNRYGGMGDDDIYHFEGAKPVNCLEYSGNVYNKLTQQPLERVSVAIYDEDDTLIENSKTDVNGYYNFVLPCNQTSKIVFAKDKYSKKTITIATQENPKEPSLNNKVFLTPFESLIVKEDNVEKIKVDPIYFDYDKYDITPRAEIELQKVLFVLNEFPKTKIKIESHTDSRGKDAYNLELSDNRAKSTRRYLISKGVDIDRIESANGFGEIKLKNKCSNGVKCTEQEHLINRRSDFIIVAK; this is encoded by the coding sequence ATGAAAAAAAGTTTATTCATTTTAAGTATACTTTTTGCTTCATTATCTGTAGCACAAAGTAAAGAGGAAAGAGCAGATGTTTATTTTGAAGATTTTAAGTTTAGTGAAGCTATAAAATTATATTCGAGCGTAGCATCAGAAAAAAGAAAACCATCACTACACGTTATACAACGTTTAGCAGATAGTTATTTTAATATAAACGATTACCAAAATGCAAAAGACTGGTATGGTAAGTTATATAGCATAAAAGGAAAAGAAGTAGGTGAAAGCAACCTTATAAAACTAGTACAAAGTTTAAAAGCTAGTATGGATGTAGATAGGGCAGATGAGCTTTTAAAAGAGTATTATACAAACCCTACTAAACTAAAAATGATTTTATTACAAAAGGCGTATTTAGATAGCATTTCTAAGACAAAACCAAAATATACTATTAAAAATATGCCTTTTAATAGCTCAAAGTCAGACTTTGCACCCGCAATGTATTCTAGAGGGTTGGTATTTGCCTCTGCAAGAGACACTGCTAAGTCTAGCAAACTTTATCCTTGGAACAAACAACCTTATTTAGATTTGTATTTTACAAACCCTAAGCAACAAGATTTTGTGCCAGAAAAGTTTTTAGAAAATATGGAGTCTAGTTTTCATGATGCAACCATAGCAATATCTAACAACGGAAGAACTGTATATTTTACACGTAATTTTATCAAAAAAAATAAGCTTACAGCCAATGCAGATGGGTTATCTAATATGCAAATATTAAAGGGTACAATTGCAGATAATAAGTTAATTAATGTAATGTCTTTAAGTATCAATAGCAAAAACTATTCTTGTGGTCATCCTGCATTAAGTGCAGATGGTCAGCATTTGTATTTTACATCAAATATGGATGGTGGTTATGGTTCTAGTGATATTTATATGGTAGAATTATCTTCATCAGGAGATGTGGTGGGTAAACCTGTTAATTTAGGGCCAACTATAAATACAAGGGGTAGAGAAATGTTTCCTTTTGTAGACAAGGACGAGTTGTATTTTTCATCAGACGGACATTATGGACTAGGTGGTTTAGATATTTTTGCATCTAAAATACTACCAAATAGTGAGTATTCATTACCACTAAATATGGGGAAACCTATAAATAGTAATATGGACGATTTTTCTTTTATTAGAGAAATGGCTTCCAACAGCGGTTACATAGCATCTAACCGTTATGGTGGTATGGGAGATGATGATATTTATCATTTTGAAGGAGCAAAACCTGTTAACTGTCTAGAGTACTCTGGTAATGTATATAATAAGCTAACCCAACAGCCATTAGAGCGAGTATCAGTTGCTATTTATGATGAAGATGATACGCTAATAGAAAATAGTAAAACAGATGTAAATGGTTATTATAATTTTGTTTTGCCTTGTAACCAAACAAGTAAAATTGTATTTGCTAAGGATAAGTATTCTAAAAAAACAATAACAATAGCAACACAAGAAAATCCTAAAGAACCATCTTTAAATAACAAAGTGTTTTTAACACCTTTTGAAAGCTTAATTGTAAAGGAGGATAACGTAGAAAAAATAAAAGTTGATCCTATTTATTTTGATTATGATAAGTATGACATTACACCAAGAGCAGAAATAGAATTACAAAAGGTGCTTTTTGTTTTAAATGAATTTCCAAAGACTAAAATAAAAATAGAATCGCATACAGACTCTAGAGGCAAAGATGCCTATAATTTAGAATTGTCTGACAATAGAGCAAAATCTACCAGAAGATACCTAATATCTAAAGGTGTAGATATAGACCGCATAGAAAGTGCCAATGGTTTTGGCGAAATAAAACTTAAAAATAAATGTAGCAACGGTGTTAAATGTACAGAACAAGAGCATTTAATAAACAGAAGATCTGATTTTATAATTGTTGCAAAATAA